A region from the Thermoplasmatales archaeon genome encodes:
- the thrS1 gene encoding putative threonine--tRNA ligase 1, with protein MSANEKTIKLRFAGGQSFEKSVPDRLKKEAVAVECAGKLLDLSAIPEKDSDCNLLTKDSPQALGIMRHSAAHLLAQVITEMYPDALPNAGPVTEEGFYYDFDMKPISSDDLATIESRMKEIAKKGEPVVREEHSREELLKIFQSNRYKIDKIMANVGEEGYSSVYRQGGFVDFCKGPNVPDASFLQAVKLLSIAATHYKGDENEKPMIRIYGTAFPSEKELNAYIKMREEASLRDHRKIGTEMDLFLFNSERAPGFPLYTPNGVIIRNELMNFMREKNSERGWMEVWTPHVFRDTMWKQSGHYAKYKPDMFTFELENHEGYGLKPMNCPGHITIFERSPHSYKDLPVRYSEFGTVYRYEKSGEVGGLTRPRAFTQDDGHAFLSMDQILEEVKSLISLVRETYKTVLGTTEATFDLSLMDREHPELYLVTFICRDCQTRIETRRGTTDEKFTCPNCGSEHLDPDLSLWDQASGQLREALIQSGLDFKEYPGESAFYGPKIDVHTKDAIGRSWQLSTIQLDFFLPTNFGLYYINSQGKKDRIVMIHRAIFGSLERFMAILLEHYAGKLPTWLSPMQVYLSPVSAGTDEYARKINQKLKENGIRTTLDLSAETISKKIKMIREKRPSYIGIVGEKESTDGTITIRGRDNKQKTYVVEDFITEIKKEIRERSIAQMV; from the coding sequence ATGAGCGCCAACGAGAAAACGATCAAGCTGCGTTTTGCCGGCGGACAATCGTTCGAGAAATCTGTCCCTGATAGGCTCAAGAAAGAAGCCGTTGCGGTTGAATGTGCAGGAAAACTGCTCGACCTGTCGGCCATTCCGGAAAAGGACTCTGATTGTAATCTCCTGACTAAAGATTCACCACAGGCTTTAGGAATTATGAGGCATTCTGCAGCCCACCTGCTGGCGCAGGTAATTACAGAAATGTATCCCGACGCCCTGCCCAATGCTGGACCCGTTACTGAGGAGGGTTTTTATTACGATTTTGACATGAAACCAATCTCTTCTGACGACCTTGCCACAATAGAGTCCAGGATGAAGGAGATCGCTAAGAAAGGGGAGCCGGTTGTAAGAGAAGAACATTCCAGGGAAGAATTACTGAAGATTTTCCAGTCCAACAGGTACAAGATCGACAAGATAATGGCCAACGTTGGTGAGGAAGGGTACTCATCGGTATACAGGCAGGGTGGATTCGTGGATTTTTGCAAGGGACCAAATGTTCCGGATGCATCATTCCTTCAGGCAGTCAAGCTGCTATCTATTGCTGCAACCCACTACAAGGGTGATGAAAACGAGAAGCCAATGATTCGTATCTACGGAACCGCCTTTCCCAGCGAGAAGGAGTTGAATGCATACATCAAGATGAGAGAGGAGGCTTCCTTAAGGGACCACCGGAAGATCGGGACGGAGATGGACCTGTTCCTCTTCAATTCCGAAAGAGCACCCGGATTCCCCCTGTACACGCCTAACGGTGTGATCATAAGGAATGAGTTGATGAATTTCATGAGGGAAAAGAACTCCGAAAGAGGGTGGATGGAGGTTTGGACGCCTCATGTGTTCAGGGATACCATGTGGAAACAGTCCGGACATTATGCGAAATACAAGCCCGACATGTTCACCTTTGAACTGGAGAACCATGAGGGATATGGCCTGAAACCCATGAACTGCCCGGGACATATAACCATATTCGAGCGGTCCCCTCACAGTTACAAGGATCTTCCCGTAAGGTACAGTGAATTCGGCACGGTATACAGGTACGAGAAATCCGGAGAGGTTGGAGGCCTTACCAGACCCCGGGCGTTCACTCAGGATGATGGGCACGCTTTTCTCTCCATGGACCAGATCCTGGAGGAGGTAAAAAGCCTCATTTCCCTGGTCAGGGAAACGTACAAAACGGTATTAGGAACAACTGAGGCAACATTCGATCTCAGCCTGATGGACAGGGAGCACCCGGAACTTTACCTGGTAACTTTCATATGCCGGGACTGCCAGACAAGAATAGAGACCAGGAGGGGCACGACCGATGAAAAATTCACTTGCCCGAACTGCGGTTCCGAACACCTCGATCCAGATCTCTCGCTCTGGGATCAGGCTAGCGGACAGTTGAGGGAGGCCCTGATACAATCCGGCCTGGACTTCAAGGAATATCCAGGAGAATCTGCATTCTATGGCCCAAAAATCGATGTTCATACAAAGGATGCAATAGGCAGAAGCTGGCAGCTGTCCACCATACAGCTTGACTTCTTCCTTCCAACAAATTTCGGCCTGTATTACATAAACAGCCAGGGCAAGAAAGACAGGATTGTAATGATACACAGGGCAATCTTCGGAAGCCTGGAAAGATTCATGGCAATACTCCTGGAACATTACGCAGGTAAACTTCCAACATGGCTTTCTCCCATGCAGGTGTACCTCTCTCCGGTCAGTGCCGGTACCGATGAATACGCAAGGAAGATAAATCAGAAACTGAAGGAGAACGGGATCCGCACCACGCTGGATCTTTCGGCTGAGACCATCAGCAAGAAAATAAAGATGATCAGGGAAAAGCGGCCTTCTTATATTGGTATAGTAGGAGAGAAGGAGTCCACGGACGGAACAATAACCATAAGGGGAAGAGATAACAAGCAGAAGACCTACGTTGTTGAAGACTTTATAACAGAAATAAAGAAGGAGATAAGGGAAAGGAGCATTGCCCAGATGGTCTAG
- a CDS encoding ferredoxin-like protein FixX — MKIEDRLSVLNYKTDKSYAHITIKPDICETCPDHFCTFACPANCYTLIEGKLNFKYEDCVECGTCDLACAHGSVTWTNTKGAHGIKYKFG; from the coding sequence ATGAAAATAGAAGATCGATTGTCTGTATTGAATTACAAGACTGACAAGTCCTATGCCCATATTACGATAAAACCTGACATATGCGAGACATGTCCGGATCACTTCTGCACATTTGCCTGCCCTGCAAACTGTTATACCTTGATAGAGGGCAAACTTAACTTCAAGTATGAGGACTGTGTTGAATGCGGTACGTGTGATCTTGCCTGCGCTCACGGCAGTGTAACCTGGACAAATACAAAGGGAGCGCACGGCATTAAGTACAAGTTCGGGTGA
- a CDS encoding Digeranylgeranylglycerophospholipid reductase gives MSEFDAIVIGAGPAGASAAIRLASSKKNVLLVEKSDPPGSKNVSGGVLWGNGLSTIIPDWEKSAPVERFVDTKSVAFLTQDSKIAIDFSSRKLQQKKTGYTVLRAKLDQWLARKAKEAGAMVINGVTVEKLHMENGKVTGVEQGGDVITSDAVILCEGANPRVAIDSGLHKRLSDNDVALGVKEVFHLPENTINERFHLKSGAGFACEYVLGYLQNGVEAGGFLYTNKDSISVGIVVSMSHLRENNSTHSYDLIESFTSHPYIAPLLEGGDMQEYSAHIVQEGGIGSMPKLYGNGYMIAGDSAGFSFSNGLVLQGMNYAIDSGILAADTFIAASDGKDYSENSLKSYQDRLEASYVMKDMRTFKGIENVTWSPFVHKKIPAMLESLMLNLFMEEGKPKRHMTGMLLDAMSENDMLKTSSIMEAYRMMRRM, from the coding sequence ATGAGTGAGTTTGACGCCATTGTGATTGGTGCTGGCCCCGCCGGGGCATCAGCTGCTATTAGACTCGCATCTTCTAAAAAAAATGTACTTCTCGTTGAAAAATCGGACCCTCCCGGAAGCAAGAATGTTTCCGGTGGAGTACTGTGGGGAAACGGCCTTTCAACGATCATTCCTGATTGGGAAAAAAGCGCTCCGGTGGAAAGGTTTGTAGACACAAAATCTGTCGCTTTCCTGACCCAGGATTCCAAGATAGCCATAGACTTCAGTTCAAGGAAGCTGCAACAGAAAAAGACTGGGTACACTGTACTCAGGGCGAAGCTTGATCAGTGGCTTGCCAGGAAGGCAAAAGAAGCAGGTGCAATGGTCATTAACGGGGTCACAGTGGAGAAGCTCCACATGGAAAACGGGAAAGTTACCGGCGTGGAGCAGGGCGGAGATGTTATCACATCGGATGCCGTGATACTGTGTGAGGGAGCAAACCCGCGCGTGGCTATTGACTCAGGATTGCATAAGCGCCTTTCTGACAATGATGTTGCTTTAGGCGTGAAGGAAGTGTTTCATCTTCCAGAAAATACAATAAACGAGCGCTTTCACCTGAAGAGCGGTGCAGGATTTGCATGCGAATATGTCTTGGGATATCTGCAGAACGGAGTGGAAGCGGGTGGGTTTCTTTACACGAATAAGGACAGTATTTCAGTAGGTATAGTAGTATCAATGTCCCACCTCAGGGAAAATAATTCAACACATTCTTATGATCTCATTGAATCGTTCACTAGCCATCCCTACATTGCGCCCCTTCTGGAGGGTGGAGATATGCAGGAATACAGTGCTCACATAGTTCAGGAAGGTGGCATAGGATCAATGCCGAAGTTATATGGAAACGGATACATGATCGCCGGTGACTCCGCTGGTTTTTCTTTCAGCAATGGACTGGTGCTGCAGGGAATGAACTATGCCATTGACTCCGGTATACTTGCTGCTGACACCTTTATTGCTGCCTCAGATGGCAAGGATTACTCCGAGAATTCCCTCAAGTCATACCAGGATAGACTGGAGGCTTCCTATGTAATGAAGGATATGAGAACGTTTAAGGGAATAGAGAATGTTACCTGGAGTCCATTTGTGCACAAGAAAATCCCGGCTATGCTGGAATCACTGATGCTGAACCTCTTCATGGAGGAGGGGAAGCCAAAGAGGCACATGACGGGCATGCTGCTTGACGCAATGTCTGAGAATGATATGCTTAAGACATCAAGTATCATGGAAGCCTACAGAATGATGAGGAGGATGTAA
- a CDS encoding electron transfer flavoprotein subunit YdiR — MAGIKLATPAAKPEEYKNVFVFLETREDKLVRPALEMIGVGKRIADKVGEKLYCLLLGGNIKKEAKEAVSYGCDVVLGAESPDLSVYRTLPYSKIISDFVKQEKPNIFLIPATRNGRDLASRIAVSCEAGVTADCTELDIEQDTRILSANRPTYGESMLAEILCKRHRPQMATARAGIFPVPDKVQSPKGDIRINDVKIEKALLRKEILDFKKKNAVDLTAAKVVVSGGMGLGKADGFKLIGELADEIGGVVGSTRPAADMGWITRDHQVGQTGQTVRPRLYIAAGISGKIQHIMGMKNSETIIAINTDPNAEIIKYSDFVINADLYKAIPPLISSVKEEKKKLLAANKK, encoded by the coding sequence ATGGCTGGAATCAAGCTTGCAACTCCTGCAGCAAAACCTGAAGAATACAAGAACGTTTTTGTGTTTCTGGAGACAAGGGAAGATAAACTTGTCAGGCCGGCCCTTGAAATGATAGGGGTAGGAAAGAGGATTGCAGATAAGGTGGGTGAGAAACTTTATTGTCTCCTGCTTGGAGGGAATATCAAAAAGGAGGCGAAGGAAGCTGTTTCTTACGGATGCGACGTTGTCCTTGGAGCAGAATCTCCTGATCTGAGTGTATATAGAACACTTCCATATTCCAAGATAATTTCTGATTTTGTGAAGCAGGAGAAACCAAATATATTCCTAATACCCGCCACAAGGAATGGCAGGGATCTTGCCTCAAGGATTGCAGTGAGTTGCGAGGCAGGAGTCACCGCCGACTGCACAGAGCTAGACATAGAGCAGGATACCAGAATACTTTCCGCAAATCGTCCAACATATGGGGAAAGCATGCTGGCGGAAATCCTGTGCAAGCGACACCGCCCGCAGATGGCTACAGCTAGGGCTGGAATTTTTCCGGTTCCCGACAAAGTCCAATCTCCAAAGGGAGATATCAGGATCAACGACGTGAAAATAGAAAAAGCTCTGCTGAGGAAGGAAATCCTGGATTTCAAGAAAAAGAATGCAGTTGACCTCACGGCTGCGAAGGTAGTGGTATCAGGCGGCATGGGTCTGGGAAAAGCCGATGGTTTCAAACTCATAGGGGAACTTGCAGATGAGATCGGTGGAGTTGTGGGATCAACGAGACCTGCTGCCGATATGGGCTGGATAACCAGGGATCACCAGGTAGGCCAGACCGGGCAGACAGTGCGTCCGAGACTGTACATCGCTGCAGGAATATCCGGTAAGATTCAGCATATAATGGGCATGAAGAACAGTGAAACAATAATTGCCATAAACACGGACCCAAATGCAGAAATAATCAAGTACTCTGACTTTGTGATCAACGCTGATCTCTACAAGGCGATCCCACCGTTAATCAGTTCGGTAAAGGAAGAGAAAAAGAAGCTTTTGGCTGCAAACAAAAAATGA
- a CDS encoding putative electron transfer flavoprotein FixA has product MVLEIIVMVKQVPDSQEVVIDPVTMNLNRSLTRNVTNSADENALEAALRIKDKVGANVTMISMGPPQAETTMIECLARGADRAILASDRFFGGADTYPTGLTLAATISKLGKFDIIFAGEESSDSSTGHVGPGVAEFLNIDQITYASSVEYEDGYVTAERELEDGTETVKVPTPVLVTVLLNSNSPRMQTLRRKIDAVKKGMEMWDHDKIGLQPEWVGVRGSPTIVRKMRPIKERERAAKKIEIDNIGDLVRELYEKNILKLEEE; this is encoded by the coding sequence ATGGTATTGGAAATTATAGTTATGGTTAAACAGGTCCCAGACAGCCAGGAAGTCGTGATAGACCCCGTGACAATGAATCTGAACCGGAGTCTGACAAGGAATGTTACTAACAGTGCCGATGAAAATGCTCTGGAAGCGGCGCTCAGAATCAAGGACAAAGTTGGGGCAAACGTAACCATGATCTCAATGGGTCCTCCACAGGCAGAAACCACAATGATAGAATGCCTGGCCAGAGGGGCGGACAGGGCGATACTTGCATCCGACAGGTTCTTTGGAGGAGCAGATACCTATCCTACCGGACTTACTCTCGCAGCAACAATCAGTAAGCTTGGAAAATTCGACATCATATTCGCTGGAGAAGAATCGTCAGATTCCAGCACTGGTCACGTTGGGCCGGGGGTTGCAGAGTTTCTAAACATTGATCAGATCACATATGCGAGCAGTGTTGAGTACGAGGACGGCTATGTGACCGCTGAACGCGAGCTTGAGGATGGCACGGAAACTGTGAAGGTTCCTACACCTGTTCTGGTTACCGTTTTACTGAATTCAAATTCTCCCCGGATGCAGACCCTCAGAAGAAAGATAGATGCAGTGAAAAAAGGCATGGAAATGTGGGACCACGACAAGATTGGTCTCCAGCCGGAATGGGTAGGGGTAAGGGGATCCCCGACAATAGTGAGAAAAATGCGACCGATCAAGGAGAGAGAAAGGGCAGCCAAGAAGATCGAGATCGACAATATAGGAGACCTGGTCAGGGAGCTTTACGAAAAGAACATACTGAAACTGGAGGAGGAGTGA